The Desulfurellaceae bacterium nucleotide sequence GCTTGGGATGGCGCTCGAACACGCTGCCGAACACCATGTCGGACAGGGTCAGCTGAATTTCCTGGGGCAGGCTCATGTAGCCGTACAGGATATTGCTGAAGTCGATCCCGTGGCCCTTGCGGGAGGTCAGGATATGCAGCGACAACGGCATGTTCATATCTGCGGCGGCGGCCCAGAACGGATCGTAGTCCGAATGGCTGTAGGGCCGGTCTTCCGGGGGCGCACCCCAGATCAGAGCGCCGCGCAGACCCTTTTTGGCGATCCGCTCCAGCTCGGCAATACCGGCCGGAATGTCTTCCAGGGTCACCGCGCCGAGGCCGACGAGCCGATTCGGGTTGTAGCTGGTGTACTCGGATGCCCAGTCGTTGAAGGCGCTGAAGGCCGAGGCGCGCAGTTCGGCGTCTTCGAGCCCGAACAGCAGCATGCCCATTGAGGTGTACATCGCTTCGGCGCTGACGCCGTCCTTGTCCTGGTCCTTGAGCCGCTCGGCCGGGTCCCACACGCTCTTGGGCGCCACGCTGAAGCCCTTTTCCATGTGGGCCGGCAGCTCTTCGGCGCTCTTGCCCGAGCCAAAGAAACCCGCCACCGGAACCGGGGTGATGTTTTCACACACGAAGAATTCGCCCGGTTTGCCGTTGTTGCCCTCGACGGTGTGGGGTGCCCGGTCGCGGAACTTTTTATCCATCCGCTCGGCCCACATGTCGGGCGGCTCAACAAAGTGCGAATCTCCAGAAATAATGCGATGTGCCATGCTTGGCCCTCCTTAGAGTAAAGAATACACACGTCCTGACGAAGGCAAAACCGGCTGAGCGTTCATTCAGCGGAGCGGCCTTCTACCCACAGCCCTCCTTAAACGCTTTTCCCAGTGAAGTCAAATGGCTGGGTGCCGTGTGCCGGGGGGTACAGGCTGCTGAGACGCGGTTTCGATCGGCAGAGCCGCCTACGGGTTCCGGAATATAGAGATTCCCCGTAACTCTGCCATAATGGGCCGCAACCCAGAGGAGAATCTCGGCCAAGAACAGATGCGGCAAAACACGTCATGGCAGTCAACAGGGACAAA carries:
- a CDS encoding amidohydrolase: MAHRIISGDSHFVEPPDMWAERMDKKFRDRAPHTVEGNNGKPGEFFVCENITPVPVAGFFGSGKSAEELPAHMEKGFSVAPKSVWDPAERLKDQDKDGVSAEAMYTSMGMLLFGLEDAELRASAFSAFNDWASEYTSYNPNRLVGLGAVTLEDIPAGIAELERIAKKGLRGALIWGAPPEDRPYSHSDYDPFWAAAADMNMPLSLHILTSRKGHGIDFSNILYGYMSLPQEIQLTLSDMVFGSVFERHPKLKIVSAENDVSWLPHFMYRLDHGYDRLRHFQNVQLTMMPSEYIKRNVWCTFQFEDTWIDTYKRLDATKIMWSSDYPHTDSPWPRSAEYIKENFSDAPEDVLTGVVGGNAAALYGIS